The following coding sequences are from one Nicotiana tomentosiformis chromosome 3, ASM39032v3, whole genome shotgun sequence window:
- the LOC117280310 gene encoding uncharacterized protein, whose protein sequence is MTITTRSGKLLQGENEQVVEVEDFEQEVEAQVEVPNVIEVEKLPKKNIPFVEAFQEMPGFAKYLKDFITKNKTTKNEVVNMTPGNNLMPLPIYKQARLGMLRPTSMGLQMADRSIKRPVGIVDDVLVKVGKFLLLADIVILDCAIDKEIPIILGRPFLATDRVEDVVEVKMEEECLGEALAAILVNFDGEGMERYVELVNALEGIGSYTYAVKKLSLDLENRVTPPAKPSIIEPPQFELKPLPPHLRYKFLGSNETLPIIVSSLLNDVHVEHLLDTLREHRQAIGWTIVDIRGISAGICEHKI, encoded by the exons ATGACAATCACAACTCGAAGTGGGAAACTACTTCAAGGAGAGAATGAACAAGTGGTTGAAGTGGAAGATTTTGAACAAGAAGTCGAGGCACAAGTTGAGGTGCCAAATGTTATTGAAGTTGAAAAACTCCCGAAGAAG aacattccatttgtggaagcatttcaagagatgCCGGGCTTTGCTAAGTACTTGAAGGACTTTATCACTAAAAATAAAACCACCAAGAATGAAGTGGTGAATATGACTCCCGG CAACAACTTAATGCCCCTTCCTATTTACAAGCAAGCGAGATTAGGTATGCTTAGGCCTACAAGTATGGGGTTGCAAATGGCCGACCGTTCAATAAAGCGGCCGGTGGGTATAGTTGATGATGTGCTTGTGAAAGTGGGGAAGTTTCTCCTCCTTGCTGACATTGTTATTCTCGATTGTGCTATTGATAAAGAGATCCCTATCAtcttggggagacctttccttgctaccgATAGG GTAGAGGATGTAGTCGAGGTAAAGATGGAAGAGGAATGCCTTGGTGAGGCATTGGCGGCTATTTTGGTAAATTTTGATGGTGAGGGCATGGAAAGATACGTGGAATTGGTGAATGCATTGGAAGGGATTGGGTCCTACACTTATGCAGTGAAGAAGCTTTCTCTTGACTTAGAGAATAGAGTCACTCCTCCCGCTAAGCCTTCAATTATTGAGCCACCACAATTTGAGCTCAAGCCACTTCCACCGcacttaaggtataaatttctTGGATCTAATGAAACTCTACCCATAATTGTTTCTTCTTTGTTGAATGATGTGCATGTTGAACACTTATTGGATACCTTGAGGGAGCACCGACAAGCCATTGGTTGGACTATAGTGGATATCCGAGGGATTTCCGCCGGAATTTGTGAGCACAAGATATAA
- the LOC138907010 gene encoding anaerobic nitrite reductase MHB1-like — protein sequence MSSFTEEQEALVLKSWDSMKKNAGEWGLKLFLKIFEIAPSAKKLFSFLKDSNVPLEQNAKLKPHAKSVFVMTCEAAVQLRKAGKVVVRDSTLKKLGAAHFKYGVADEHFEVTKFALLETIKEAVPDMWSVDMKNAWGEAFDQLVNGIKTEMK from the exons ATGAGTAGCTTTACAGAAGAACAAGAAGCTCTGGTTCTCAAGTCATGGGATTCCATGAAAAAGAATGCCGGAGAATGGGGTCTCAAACTCTTTCTCAA GATATTTGAGATTGCACCATCGGCCAAGAAATTGTTCTCATTCCTCAAAGATTCAAATGTGCCCTTGGAGCAAAATGCCAAACTCAAGCCTCATGCTAAGTCTGTCTTTGTTATG ACTTGTGAAGCCGCAGTTCAACTTAGAAAAGCAGGAAAAGTAGTGGTGAGGGATTCGACTCTCAAAAAGTTGGGTGCTGCGCACTTCAAATACGGCGTCGCTGATGAGCACTTTGAG GTAACAAAGTTTGCCTTGTTGGAGACAATCAAAGAAGCTGTTCCAGATATGTGGAGCGTTGATATGAAGAATGCGTGGGGTGAGGCCTTTGATCAGTTGGTCAATGGTATCAAGACCGAGATGAAGTAG